A section of the Calditrichota bacterium genome encodes:
- the dut gene encoding dUTP diphosphatase, protein MTIRFKKLHEKAILPSYQHTSDAGADLHAVEEVVVPAGEWRLVRTGLAVELPDRPVEGCGSSEGFSLWMEAQVRPRSGLALKKGVTALNSPGTIDAGYRDEIGVILVNHSKEDFFVKPGDRIAQLVFNLVVHPEKLVFSEEISETERKGGFGHTGVR, encoded by the coding sequence ATGACCATTCGTTTTAAAAAATTGCACGAAAAGGCTATTTTACCAAGCTACCAGCACACCTCCGACGCGGGGGCCGATCTCCACGCGGTGGAAGAAGTGGTTGTGCCGGCGGGGGAGTGGCGCCTGGTGCGCACGGGATTGGCGGTGGAACTGCCGGACCGTCCCGTGGAGGGGTGTGGCTCATCGGAGGGCTTTTCCCTCTGGATGGAAGCCCAGGTACGTCCCCGTTCGGGACTGGCGCTGAAAAAGGGGGTCACGGCACTCAACAGTCCCGGAACCATTGACGCCGGTTATCGGGACGAGATTGGGGTCATTTTAGTGAATCACTCGAAAGAAGATTTTTTCGTCAAGCCGGGCGATCGTATTGCCCAGTTGGTGTTCAATTTGGTGGTGCACCCGGAAAAACTGGTTTTTTCAGAAGAAATCAGCGAAACCGAGCGAAAAGGCGGTTTTGGTCACACCGGAGTGAGATGA